Within Mytilus edulis chromosome 10, xbMytEdul2.2, whole genome shotgun sequence, the genomic segment ATGGGAAATCAGCAAGTACAAACCTGAAGCCTAAAAACGAGAAGCCTGAATATCCTCAATCTTTAATTAGTAGGGAAGGACATCTTTATAGATCCATCCTGTACACCCCTCTTTTCCCCACTTCTCATAGTCATATCTACTTCCTCTGACGTAAGCGAGATGGTTTATACTGCTAGATCCTCCAAGGACTTTATCTCTGGGCCAGAACAATACTATCATAAAACCACCATCAATGCAGGTGACAACTTTTGACCAAAAACAGTCGGTAAAAAAATAGTACAAGAATTGTTTGTATTTCTTATTGTATTTGGAGTTGCATTCTCCATATcaaatatggttttattttttagtaatttACAACCCATAAGATAAAAACGCAAACTGAATTTTATTATATGGGGGCCTAAGAAACAAAAAGTTTCTACAACAATTTCACTTGCAGTGTAGGGCAAACCAACATCTGGTTTGAGGTAAAAACAGGAGTTAGACAAGGCTGTGTGATGTCTGCTCTTCTTTTCAATGTCGTCATTGACTGGGTAATGAGAAAAACAACGGAAGATACTCCAAGAGGAATAAGATGGAACCTTTTAGCAACATTGGAGGATCTTGATTTTGCTGATGATCTTGCTCTTTTATCGCATACCCACCACCATTTACAAGAGAAGACAAACCGCCTTAATACTTTTGCTAGTCAAGTTGGACTTAAAATCAGCCAAACCAAAACTGAAGTCATGACGCTAAACATCAATAACTCAACTCCTATCCTAGTAGATGGAAAAGATCTCCCCATCACAGAAACATTTACATACCTAGGAAGTACAATAAGAAACGATGGAGGTGCAGGAAATGACATAATGAACAGATTGAACAAAGCCAGGAATATATTAAGATCACTTAACAATGTATTGAAATCATCACAGTATAGTAAGAAGACCAAACTAAAACTGTACTAGAGTTGTGTACTATCTACTCTGTTATACGGATCAGAATGCTGGAGGATGACAGAAGTCGATCTTAACAAACTGTCAGTTTTTCATACCAAAAGCTTAAGGAGAATCCTGCGCATTTTCTGGCCAAACAAAATATCTAATGAAGATCTTCTAAACCAGTGTCAGCAAGATAGCATGGGTACAATATTAGTGAGAAGGCGTTGGAAATGGATTGGGCATGTGATTAGAAGAGATAGTAATTCCTTCACTAGAACAGCATTACATTGGACTCCAGAAAGAAGGCGTAAGCGAGGAAGACCAAAAAACACATGGAGACGTACTGTAGAAGGAGAACTAAAGACCATGAACAAAACATG encodes:
- the LOC139492643 gene encoding uncharacterized protein, whose amino-acid sequence is MRKTTEDTPRGIRWNLLATLEDLDFADDLALLSHTHHHLQEKTNRLNTFASQVGLKISQTKTEVMTLNINNSTPILVDGKDLPITETFTYLGSTIRNDGGAGNDIMNRLNKARNILRSLNNVLKSSQYSKKTKLKLY